One window of the Falco biarmicus isolate bFalBia1 chromosome 2, bFalBia1.pri, whole genome shotgun sequence genome contains the following:
- the RB1 gene encoding retinoblastoma-associated protein isoform X4, with amino-acid sequence MRDRHLDQIMMCSMYGICKVKNVDLRFKIIVSAYKELPNTNQETFKRVLIREEKYDSIIVFYNLVFMQKLKTNILQYASNRPPTLSPIPHIPRSPYQFSNSPRRVPAGNNIYISPLKSPYKFSDGFQSPTKMTPRSRILVSIGESFGTSEKFQKINQMVCNSDCQLKRSAEVSAAPKPLKRLRFDIEGQDEADGSKHLPQESKFQQKLAEMTSTRTRMQKQKLNDGNDTSASEEK; translated from the exons ATGAGAGACAGGCACTTGGACCAG ATCATGATGTGTTCCATGTATGGCATATGCAAAGTAAAGAATGTAGAtcttagatttaaaataatagtttcGGCATACAAGGAGCTCCCCAACACAAATCAAGAG ACTTTCAAACGTGTTCTTATCAGGGAAGAAAAGTATGACTCCATTATAGTCTTCTACAACTTAGTGTTTAtgcagaagctgaaaacaaacatattgCAGTATGCCTCCAACAGG CCTCCCACTCTGTCACCTATCCCACACATTCCTCGGAGCCCTTACCAGTTTTCCAACTCGCCTCGGCGTGTCCCTGCTGGCAATAACATCTACATCTCGCCCTTGAAGAGCCCATACAAATTCTCTGATGGGTTTCAGTCGCCCACAAAGATGACTCCAAGGTCTAG AATTTTGGTGTCAATTGGTGAATCATTTGGG acttctgaaaagtttcaaaaaataaaccagatgGTATGCAACAGTGACTGCCAGCTAAAACGCAGCGCAGAAGTAAGTGCTGCTCCTAAGCCACTGAAGAGGCTGCGCTTTGATATAGAAGGACAAGACGAAGCAGATGGAAG caaaCACCTACCCCAGGAATCCAAGTTCCAACAAAAGCTTGCAGAAATGA catctaCTCGAACAAGAATGcaaaaacagaaactgaatgaTGGAAATGATACCTCAGCCAGTGAAGAAAAGTGA